One window of Quercus robur chromosome 5, dhQueRobu3.1, whole genome shotgun sequence genomic DNA carries:
- the LOC126725375 gene encoding uncharacterized protein LOC126725375 has product MEPNVPVIAAKRIWSIARVAFFMLRKGVSKRKLMLDLNMMMKRGKIAGKAISNLMFHHHHHHVSFSAPREYEFSCSNTPNYAFHINNKRRHHHHSHFFTCAHAPATLDDDVATVNAVKAMVLEMLNNEAVVEASPALPGFGRSPMVRQLRITDSPFPLRDIDEDSHVDEAAEEFIQRFYRELRQQN; this is encoded by the coding sequence ATGGAACCTAACGTACCAGTAATAGCAGCCAAGAGAATATGGAGCATAGCACGTGTAGCTTTTTTCATGCTGAGAAAAGGCGTATCAAAGCGAAAGCTAATGCTAGACCTCAACATGATGATGAAACGTGGCAAGATCGCCGGAAAAGCCATTAGCAACCTCATgttccaccaccaccaccaccacgtGTCCTTCTCTGCCCCACGAGAGTACGAGTTCAGCTGCAGCAACACCCCCAACTACGCCTTCCACATCAACAACAAgcgccgccaccaccaccacagccacTTCTTCACGTGTGCTCACGCGCCGGCTACTCTAGATGATGATGTGGCCACGGTTAATGCGGTGAAGGCCATGGTGTTAGAGATGCTGAACAATGAAGCGGTGGTGGAAGCTTCCCCGGCGCTTCCGGGCTTCGGACGAAGCCCCATGGTGAGACAGTTGAGGATTACAGACTCTCCCTTTCCTTTGAGGGATATTGATGAGGACTCCCATGTGGACGAAGCTGCCGAGGAGTTTATACAGAGGTTTTACAGGGAGTTGAGGCAGCAAAACTGA
- the LOC126725376 gene encoding uncharacterized protein LOC126725376, giving the protein MEPNVPVIAAKRIWSIVRVAFFMLRKGISKRKLMLDLNLMMKRGKVAGKAFSNLMFHHHHTSFSAPREYEFSCSNTPNYAFHINNKRRNHHHSNFFTCAHAPATLDDDVATANAVKAMVLEMLNNEAVVEASPALPGFGRSPMVRQLRITDSPFPLRDIDEDSHVDKAAEEFIQRFYKELRQQN; this is encoded by the coding sequence ATGGAACCTAATGTACCCGTAATAGCTGCCAAGAGAATATGGAGCATAGTGCGTGTAGCTTTTTTCATGCTGAGAAAAGGCATATCAAAAAGAAAGCTAATGCTAGACCTCAATTTGATGATGAAACGTGGCAAGGTCGCCGGAAAAGCCTTTAGCAATCTCATGTTCCACCACCATCACACGTCCTTCTCGGCTCCACGAGAGTACGAGTTCAGCTGCAGCAACACCCCCAACTACGCCTTCCACATCAACAATAAACGCCGCAATCACCaccacagcaacttcttcacatgCGCTCACGCGCCGGCTACTCTAGATGATGATGTGGCCACGGCTAATGCGGTAAAGGCCATGGTGTTAGAGATGCTGAACAATGAAGCGGTGGTGGAAGCATCCCCGGCGCTTCCGGGCTTCGGACGAAGCCCCATGGTGAGACAGCTGAGGATTACTGACTCTCCCTTTCCTTTGAGGGACATTGATGAAGACTCCCATGTGGACAAAGCTGCCGAGGAGTTTATACAGAGGTTTTACAAGGAGTTGAGGCAGCAAAATTGA